From Candidatus Sphingomonas colombiensis, one genomic window encodes:
- a CDS encoding carboxypeptidase regulatory-like domain-containing protein: protein MRNNLFLGVAAAALLVPVAAMAQETTSTIRGSVTSGGAPIAGATVTIVNVPTGTTSTSVTDGNGGFIANGLRPGGPYTVSVSATGYSKTQITDINTTVAQAYDLPIDLGTEGSDNDVIVTASKIPNARTVSQGPATVLTAADIANVATINRDIRDLERRDPFARLDDSPTGGRAVSFAGQNARYNRFSVDGVPITDNFGLNTDGLPSRRSPIPLDAIGQFQAKVAPYDVREGNFQGGAINIVLKSGTNQFHGTGFYSYMDNGLVGKNTKPGPGIPTGSITVPSFKTQNFGAELSGPIIKDKLFFMVAGERLRGGRPIAEGPVDNNVGTAIPNLTQAQVDLVSQIAKDKYGYNTGGVLHDLGDKDDRLVARIDANLSDRQRLSLTYTYANDAINLTQNTFSSITTGSPGLGLASNAYIQGNRLHTGVVQWNSDWSDTFSTEARAYYKNYKRIQDPLLGRGFAQFRVCTNPTNSVVNAINSSVSPIGCERSSATEVGTDAVVSFGPDSSRQTNELRTTTWGGLLQARLTMNNHDVRLFGEMAAVSVFNAFLQNTSGNYYFDSIADFQAGRASSFGYGNAIPSLSPNDAAANFHYQSYTFGIMDQWRVSDTFNVSFGMRYDLFAQHDRPALSQAYVNRYQGGAYVNGQIVTVGPNSVNIGGIGLFQPRVGFDWKPAPRLSFRGGAGIFGGGAPDVYVSNSFSNTGVLTNSISINRTATGYSGATTDIPTGDAILNNVTGKSIPAGANTLLTNASVSSAAPINAIDRNFKTPSQWRGTLSGEYNANLGPLGDNWLLGVDFLYSKVRNQVFFTDIRSTPVTVAANALTPDGRIRYQNVIDGPTSTNTNTDILMTNTNKGRALIAIGRFDKSWDMGLSIYGSYTFQDIKDQSPATSSTAGSNYSNGAFVDANNVSYGTSNDQVRHMFKYGVTFDHAFFGDNKTTIALFGETRVGRPFSYTFQDFGSGRSAVFGTTGRSTATSTGGNRYLMYVPLVNDPLVSYSSTDYQNKLNAFIDSSGLGKFRGKVAPRNAFNSAWFTRLDLHVAQELPTGLFGSKVQVFADIENFTNFLNKKWGQLREYVFPYNAAVTQVQCLTTATVTGQGVVPVGTAAANNPQGLPAVLATNTSQQCAQYRYSPLGGTNDFVKPTDQVYVNQSLYTIRIGARFSF from the coding sequence ATGCGTAATAACCTGTTTCTGGGCGTGGCTGCGGCTGCGCTCCTCGTGCCGGTTGCGGCCATGGCACAGGAAACCACTTCGACGATTCGCGGCTCGGTAACATCGGGCGGCGCCCCGATCGCGGGCGCGACCGTGACGATCGTGAACGTGCCGACCGGCACGACCAGCACTTCCGTGACCGACGGCAACGGCGGCTTCATCGCCAACGGGCTTCGTCCGGGCGGGCCTTATACGGTCTCCGTATCGGCGACGGGCTACTCGAAGACCCAGATCACCGATATCAACACCACCGTCGCGCAGGCCTATGACCTTCCGATCGACCTCGGCACCGAAGGCTCCGACAACGACGTCATCGTTACCGCATCGAAGATCCCGAATGCGCGCACCGTCTCGCAGGGCCCCGCGACCGTACTGACCGCGGCGGACATCGCCAACGTCGCGACGATCAATCGCGACATCCGCGATCTGGAGCGTCGCGATCCCTTCGCCCGCCTCGACGACAGCCCCACGGGCGGCCGCGCTGTTTCGTTCGCCGGCCAGAACGCGCGCTACAACCGCTTCTCGGTCGATGGCGTGCCGATCACGGACAATTTCGGCCTCAACACCGATGGCCTGCCGAGCCGCCGCTCGCCGATCCCGCTCGATGCGATCGGCCAGTTCCAGGCGAAGGTCGCGCCTTATGACGTCCGCGAAGGCAACTTCCAGGGCGGCGCGATCAACATCGTGCTGAAATCCGGCACCAATCAGTTCCATGGCACCGGCTTCTATTCGTACATGGACAACGGCCTGGTCGGTAAGAACACCAAGCCCGGTCCCGGCATCCCCACCGGCTCGATCACCGTGCCATCGTTCAAGACCCAGAATTTCGGTGCGGAACTTTCCGGCCCGATCATCAAGGACAAGCTGTTCTTCATGGTCGCGGGTGAGCGTCTGCGCGGCGGCCGCCCGATCGCGGAAGGCCCCGTCGACAACAACGTCGGCACCGCAATCCCCAACCTGACGCAGGCACAGGTCGATCTGGTGTCGCAGATCGCCAAGGACAAATACGGCTACAACACCGGCGGCGTGCTGCATGATCTGGGCGACAAGGACGACCGCCTCGTCGCGCGCATCGACGCCAACCTGTCGGATCGCCAGCGCCTGTCGTTGACCTACACCTACGCCAATGACGCGATCAATCTGACGCAGAACACCTTCTCGTCGATCACCACCGGCAGCCCGGGCCTCGGCCTGGCGTCGAACGCCTATATTCAGGGCAACCGTCTGCACACCGGCGTTGTCCAGTGGAACTCCGACTGGTCGGATACCTTCTCGACCGAAGCGCGCGCTTATTACAAGAATTACAAGCGCATCCAGGATCCGCTGCTCGGCCGTGGCTTCGCCCAGTTCCGCGTTTGCACCAATCCGACCAACAGCGTCGTCAACGCGATCAACTCCTCGGTTTCACCGATTGGTTGCGAGCGCAGCAGCGCGACCGAAGTCGGCACGGACGCAGTCGTTTCCTTCGGTCCGGACAGCTCGCGCCAGACCAATGAACTGCGCACCACGACCTGGGGCGGCCTGCTTCAGGCCCGCCTGACGATGAACAATCACGACGTGCGCCTGTTCGGCGAGATGGCGGCCGTCAGCGTGTTCAACGCCTTCCTGCAGAACACCTCGGGCAATTATTATTTCGACTCGATCGCGGATTTCCAGGCCGGGCGCGCCAGCTCATTCGGTTATGGCAACGCGATCCCCTCGCTGAGCCCCAACGACGCGGCGGCGAACTTCCATTACCAGAGCTACACCTTCGGTATCATGGATCAGTGGCGCGTTTCGGATACGTTCAACGTCAGCTTCGGCATGCGTTACGATCTGTTCGCGCAGCATGACCGCCCGGCGCTGAGCCAGGCCTACGTCAATCGTTATCAGGGCGGCGCCTATGTGAACGGCCAGATCGTTACAGTCGGCCCGAACTCGGTCAACATCGGTGGTATCGGCCTGTTCCAGCCGCGCGTCGGCTTCGACTGGAAGCCCGCACCGCGCCTGAGCTTCCGCGGCGGCGCCGGTATTTTCGGCGGCGGCGCGCCGGACGTGTACGTTTCGAACAGCTTCTCGAACACCGGTGTGCTGACGAACTCGATCTCGATCAACCGCACCGCGACGGGCTATTCGGGTGCGACGACCGACATCCCGACCGGCGATGCGATCCTCAACAATGTCACCGGCAAGTCGATCCCTGCGGGGGCCAATACGCTGCTGACGAACGCGTCGGTTTCGTCAGCTGCACCGATCAACGCGATCGATCGCAACTTCAAGACGCCATCGCAGTGGCGCGGCACGCTGAGCGGCGAATATAACGCCAATCTCGGGCCGCTCGGGGACAACTGGCTGCTCGGTGTGGACTTCCTGTATTCCAAGGTCCGCAATCAGGTGTTCTTCACCGACATCCGCTCGACGCCGGTAACGGTGGCGGCGAATGCGCTGACGCCGGATGGTCGCATCCGTTATCAGAACGTCATCGACGGTCCGACCAGCACCAACACCAACACCGACATCCTGATGACCAACACGAACAAGGGCCGGGCGCTGATCGCGATCGGTCGCTTCGACAAGTCGTGGGATATGGGGCTGAGCATCTACGGCAGCTACACCTTCCAGGACATCAAGGATCAGTCGCCCGCGACCTCCTCGACTGCCGGGTCGAATTATTCGAACGGTGCGTTCGTCGATGCGAACAACGTTTCGTACGGCACGTCGAACGATCAGGTTCGCCACATGTTCAAATATGGCGTGACGTTCGATCATGCCTTCTTCGGCGACAACAAGACCACGATCGCGCTGTTCGGCGAAACCCGCGTGGGCCGCCCGTTCAGCTATACCTTCCAGGATTTCGGCTCGGGTCGTTCGGCGGTGTTCGGCACCACCGGGCGCAGCACTGCGACCAGCACGGGTGGCAATCGTTACCTGATGTATGTGCCGCTGGTGAATGATCCACTGGTTTCGTACAGCTCGACCGATTACCAGAACAAGCTGAATGCGTTCATCGACTCCTCCGGCCTCGGCAAGTTCCGTGGCAAGGTCGCGCCGCGCAACGCGTTCAACTCGGCATGGTTCACCCGTCTCGACCTGCACGTCGCACAGGAATTGCCGACCGGCCTGTTCGGCTCGAAGGTTCAGGTGTTCGCCGACATCGAGAACTTCACTAACTTCCTCAACAAAAAGTGGGGCCAGCTGCGTGAATACGTCTTCCCGTACAATGCGGCGGTGACGCAGGTGCAGTGCCTGACCACAGCAACGGTGACGGGCCAGGGCGTCGTGCCTGTCGGCACCGCCGCCGCGAACAACCCGCAAGGGCTGCCGGCGGTACTCGCGACAAACACCTCACAGCAGTGCGCGCAATATCGCTACTCGCCGCTGGGTGGCACCAACGACTTCGTGAAGCCGACCGATCAGGTTTACGTGAACCAGTCGCTCTACACGATCCGCATCGGCGCGCGCTTCTCCTTCTAA
- a CDS encoding histidine kinase: protein MFARPFFEDKARAFWFLQAAGWSGYLILRTVSSISNGFTMQGVVTNIVETIVGYCITLLLSTLYGYYRSFPRIAGIILTLLTLGAATFLYALLDTFSFSFIKFAAPGIDVKLLIGALFLNFTVLAGWSALYFGINFYLIVEEQIDQMQHLELQASSAQLAMLRYQLNPHFLFNTLNSISTLVLLKQTERANAMLSRLASFLRYTLANEPTADVTLEQEIETLKLYLEIEKMRFEDRLKPKFDIDPAVEKAHLPSLLLQPLVENAIKYAVTPQEEGAEIHITARLAGDRVQIAVSDTGPGLQGTKNRPSLSTGVGIANIRERLAQAYGADHRFEIQAMPLGGFGVEIEIPFQNE from the coding sequence ATGTTCGCCCGCCCGTTCTTCGAGGATAAGGCACGTGCCTTCTGGTTTCTCCAGGCGGCCGGCTGGTCGGGCTATCTCATCCTGCGCACCGTTTCGAGCATCTCGAACGGCTTCACCATGCAGGGCGTGGTCACCAATATCGTCGAGACGATCGTCGGCTATTGCATCACCCTGCTGCTCTCGACGCTATACGGCTATTATCGCAGCTTCCCGCGCATCGCCGGGATCATCCTGACGCTGCTGACGTTGGGCGCGGCGACATTCCTATATGCGCTGCTCGACACGTTTTCGTTCAGTTTCATCAAGTTCGCTGCGCCGGGCATCGATGTAAAACTGCTGATCGGCGCGCTGTTCCTCAATTTCACCGTGCTGGCCGGCTGGTCCGCGCTCTATTTCGGGATCAATTTTTACCTGATCGTCGAGGAGCAGATCGATCAGATGCAGCATCTGGAGTTGCAGGCTTCCTCCGCGCAGCTCGCCATGTTGCGCTATCAGCTAAACCCGCATTTCCTGTTCAACACGCTCAATTCGATCTCCACGCTCGTGCTGCTGAAACAGACGGAGCGGGCCAACGCGATGCTCTCCCGCCTCGCTTCGTTCCTGCGCTATACGCTCGCCAATGAGCCGACCGCTGACGTCACGCTGGAGCAGGAAATCGAAACCCTGAAGCTCTATCTCGAGATCGAGAAGATGCGTTTCGAGGATCGGCTGAAACCGAAATTCGATATCGATCCAGCGGTGGAGAAGGCGCATTTGCCCTCGCTGCTGCTCCAGCCACTGGTCGAAAACGCGATCAAATACGCGGTCACGCCACAAGAAGAAGGCGCCGAGATCCACATTACGGCGCGGCTCGCCGGGGATCGCGTGCAGATCGCCGTATCCGATACCGGTCCGGGCTTGCAGGGAACCAAAAACCGGCCAAGCCTTTCAACTGGTGTCGGCATCGCCAATATCAGGGAACGTCTGGCGCAGGCCTATGGGGCGGATCATCGTTTCGAGATCCAGGCCATGCCGCTGGGCGGGTTCGGGGTCGAAATCGAGATCCCGTTCCAGAATGAGTGA
- a CDS encoding LytTR family DNA-binding domain-containing protein, which produces MTIRTILVDDEPLAIQGLELRLQAHDDVEIIAKCQNGREAISAIKTHKPDLVFLDIQMPGFDGFSVVQGLLEVEPPLFVFVTAYSDHALRAFEAQAVDYLMKPVEEARLADTLDRVRQRIGEKKGAEETEKLKEALAEHAPEAAAEIAGGDGDHVNANRFEKLINIKDRGQIFRVDVDTIELIEAAGDYMVIKTGDNSLVLRETMKDLEKRLDPRRFQRVHRSTIVNLDLVKQVKPHTNGECFLVLDSGAQVKVSRSYRDVVARFVH; this is translated from the coding sequence ATGACCATCCGCACCATTTTGGTCGACGACGAACCGTTGGCGATTCAGGGCCTCGAACTGCGGCTTCAAGCCCATGACGATGTTGAGATTATCGCCAAATGCCAGAACGGGCGCGAGGCGATCAGCGCGATCAAGACACATAAGCCCGATCTTGTATTCCTGGACATCCAGATGCCCGGTTTTGACGGCTTCTCGGTCGTTCAGGGATTGCTCGAGGTAGAGCCCCCGCTGTTCGTATTCGTCACCGCTTATTCCGACCATGCGTTGCGCGCGTTCGAGGCACAGGCGGTCGATTATCTGATGAAGCCGGTGGAGGAAGCGCGCCTCGCCGATACGCTGGATCGCGTCCGGCAACGGATCGGCGAGAAGAAGGGCGCCGAGGAAACCGAGAAACTCAAGGAAGCGCTGGCCGAACACGCGCCCGAAGCGGCGGCGGAAATCGCTGGCGGCGATGGCGATCACGTCAACGCGAATCGCTTCGAAAAGCTGATCAATATCAAGGATCGCGGCCAGATTTTCCGGGTCGACGTCGATACGATCGAGCTGATCGAAGCGGCCGGCGATTATATGGTGATCAAGACCGGCGACAACTCGCTCGTCCTGCGCGAAACGATGAAGGATCTGGAAAAGCGGCTCGATCCGCGCCGCTTCCAGCGCGTTCATCGCTCGACGATCGTCAATCTCGATCTGGTGAAGCAGGTGAAGCCGCACACCAACGGCGAATGCTTCCTGGTGCTCGATTCGGGCGCGCAGGTGAAGGTCAGCCGCTCCTATCGCGACGTCGTGGCGCGGTTCGTTCACTAA